CCGACGATAGCGCCACTGTCTCGCCGTAGGTCTTCGCTACGTCCGTCGCTTCGACTACGGCGGTCATACTGGCCGATTGCAACGCATCGCGGGTAAGGCGTTCGATTTACCGGACAACAGTCAGTGACGAGTTTCGATAGTCGAATAGCTGTCACTCGTGTTGTCCAGCAGTATCACTCGTGGTCGTCCGGATCGAGAACAACACGTCCATCGGCCATGACGACGACGTGATAGCCACAGTATTGAAAGGAGACAGAACCGCCGATTCGTGGCGTTCCATCTGCCTGTTGACTGAACAAAGTATCGAGTGACTCCGGATCAATTGCCGTGTGCAAGGGTTCATACTCCGGCGGCCGCAAGTCAGTTGTGGGGATGTCTTCTGCAGCCGCGACCGCTTCGATTACTGCCCGACTCGGTGGTTTTCTGACTGCCCCACCGACACTATCGCCACCACTCTCCATACTCCACACTTCCAAACCGTCTCGAATAAAACTATCCATACCAAATCTCCATATTGACAAATAGATTTCGATGACCTTCGATATCGAAGGTGTTCGGAGCGGTGAGCTGCCTCTTGATTTCAGGACAATAGTGATGCCGCCGCTTATGCCTTTCCACGAATGTACTAGTTACTGGACAAAAATATCGACACTGTTTGCACTCAAGTACATGTGAGACTGCAAAACCCCTACCCGGCGTCGTCGTTATCGGCCGGAGACGTTGTAATCGACGTGGACGTTCGGCGTGCTCGCAGATTCTGGCGCTGGAACACCGTTCCAGTCGACGAGGTGGACGTTCGCCATGTCACCTGAGAATCTGAATCGCTGCACACCGACGTCGATTGCCCCTTCGGCAACGTTCTCGGAGACGACCGTCGCTTCCGCCACGGGGTCGTCTGTGAGCATCTCGATTTCACCGTCGACGGCGATCTCGAAGTTCGAGGGAACGCCGCGACCAACGATGGTCACGAGATTCGGCAGGTGTGAGTCGTCTGTTGATGCTGTTTGGCTCCGACGTTGGACCGGATTGTCGCGTGCCATAATTGCAAAAGTAGAACCGGCCGGTATAAGCTTTCTTGCTCAGCAAACGGTTAGATTGGTCGAATTACCCACTGAGCGTATAAAATACCGTGAGTAGTTGGAAGTACGTATAGTACCAACTGCAACGTTACACACTGCTCGCCGACTCGACTGGCGGTCACGTATACACTGCGTGTCAGTGACTACGCTCTCTCCCACTCGATACCTGTTTGCCCCCTCGCCTCATTCGGCAAGCGCCGTGATGGTTCGGCGTAGACCTCCAAGTGAGGCCTCGATTTCTCCTTAGAAGCCCTTTCCGAGCATCTCTCGAGCGATAATGTTCTTCTGGATTTCGGTCGTGCCCTCGTAGATCTGGGTGATCTTGGCGTCGCGGTAGAAGCGCTCGACAGGGAAGTCGTTGACGTAGCCAGCGCCGCCGTGGATCTGGACCGCTTCGTCGGCGACTTCGACGGCGACGCGAGAGGCTTGCTCTTTGGCCATCGAGGCGAGTTTCGTCACGTCGCCGCCCTGATCGACGTTCCAGGCTGCTTTGTAGGTGAGATTGCGGGCGGCCTCGGTGTCGGTTGCCATCTCGGCGAGTTTGTGCTGGATCGCCTGAAACTCCGAGATCGACTTGCCAAACTGTTCGCGGTCCTGTGCATACTCGAGGGCGGCCCGAAGCGCGCCTTTCGCGATGCCGACGCCCTGTGCGGCGACGGCGGTTCGGGTTTCGTCGAAGAACTGCATCTGTTGCATGAATGCGGCGTCTTTGGTGCCGATGAGGTTCTCCTCGGGGACGCGAACGTCGTCGAAGACGAGTTCGGCGGTGTCGGAAGCGCGGATGCCCAGTTTGCCGGTGATCTTCTCGGCGCTGAAGCCATCGCGGTCGGATTCGACGACGATCTGGCTGAAACCGTTGTACCGGCCCTCGGCGTCGGGGTTGGTCTCACAGAGGACGACGAAGAAGTCCCCGACGGTGCCGTTCGTGATCCACATTTTGTTGCCGTTGATTACCCACTCGTCACCGTCTTTCTCCGCCCGCGTGGAAACGGAGGAGACGTCCGAGCCGGTGTCCGGCTCAGAGATCGCTGCGCCCGAAATCTTCTCGCCCATTGCAACGGGTTCTAAGAAGCGCTCTTTCTGGTCTTCAGTCCCGAAGTTCATGATCGCCTCACAGCCGAAGGAGGTCGAGACAATCGAGAGCGCAATGCCGGGGTCGTACGCGAACAGTTCCTCGGTGATGATCGCTGTATCGAGGATGGAGTAGCCAGCACCGCCGTACTCGAGTGGGATGTACGCGCCGGTCAGGCCCATCTCGGCTGCCTTGTCGATGATCTCGTGTGGGTACTTCTCTTCCTCGTCGTACTCGGCGGCGACGGGAACGATCTCGTTCTCCGCGAATCGCTGAATTTCGTCGCGGATCTGCTCTTGTTCGTCAGACAGGCCAAAGTCCATGTGGGTCCCTAACTATGGCTATTGATAAAGACCTTTGTAACCAGACATAAACCTAAACATAGTTTTTCCAAGGGAATGGGGAAACGTTCAAACGGCTCCCCATCGCATTACAACGTATGGACGTCGAAGATATCAACACCGTCGCAGTTCTCGGTGCCGGAAATATGGGCCACGGAATCGCGGAAGTTGCCGCGATTGCTGGCTACGATGTGGCGATGCGTGACATCAAAGAGGAGTTCGTCCAGAATGGCTACGAACAAATCGAGTGGTCACTCGGCAAACTCGCCGAGAAAGACCGCCTCTCGGAAGACGAAGCCGACGCTGCCTTAGCGCGCGTGACGCCGGTGGTCGAGATGGAAGAAGCCGTCGGCGACGCCGACGTCATCATCGAGGCCGTCCCCGAGCAGATGGACATCAAGAAAGACGTCTACGGGGAGGTCGAGGAGTATGCGCCCGACCGTGCACTGTTCGCGACGAACACCTCGAGTCTGTCGATTACGGAACTCGCTGGCGTCACGGAACGTCCAGAGCAGTTCTGTGGGATGCACTTTTTCAACCCGCCAGTTCGGATGGATCTCGTCGAAGTGATTTCGGGCGCGGAGACGGCCGAGGACACACTCGAGGCAATCGAGCAACTGGCCGAGGCGTTCGACAAGTCGCCCGTGCGCGTCCACAAAGACGAGCCGGGATTCATCGTCAACCGGATTCTGGTGCCGCTGATGAACGAGGCCTGCTGGCTCGTCAGCGAGGACGACGCCACCATCGCCGAGGTCGACTCCACGACGAAGTACGGCATGGGCCTGCCGATGGGCAGTTTCGAACTCGCAGACCTCACCGGCATCGACGTGGGCTACCACGTCCTCGAGTACATGCACGAGGTCCTCGGCGAGGCCTACGAGCCGAGCCCGCTGTTCGAGTCGAAAGTCGAGAGCGAGGAACTTGGCAAAAAGACCGGCAAAGGCTTCTATGACTACGACAACGGCGGCGTCGACATTCCGACCGACGAGCAGTCTGAACTCGTCGAAAAGCGTCTGCTCGCGGCGATGGCCAACGAGGTTGCCAAACTCGTCGGCGGCGACGTTGCGCCACCGAAATCCATCGACGAAGCCGTCCAACTTGGTGCCGGCTTCCCAGATGGCCCCGTGAAACTCGTCGACGAGTACGGTCTCGAGAACCTCCAGGAGACACTCGAGGAGGCCTACGAAGAGACGGGTCACGAGCGCTACAACCCCGATGAGTACCTCGCCGAACGTGCCGACGAAGGCGGCTTTTACGTCTCTGACGAGAGCGACGACGGCCTCGAGTTCGAAGCAATCCGCGTCGAGTACCCCGGCGACATGGTCGGTCACATCGTGATCGACCGCCCACACCGGATGAACACGATCAGCAACGAACTACTCGCCGAGTTATCCGAGGCGATTGACCTCCTCGAGGACGACGACGAGGTCCGCTCGATCCTGATTACGGGCGAGGGCGACCGCGCGTTCTCGGCTGGCGCTGACGTCCAGAGCATGGCAAGCGGCGCAGACCCATTACAGGGCCAGGAACTCTCACGCGAGGGCCAACAGACCTTCGGCAAACTCGAGGCCTGCGATTTGCCCGTTGTCGCTGGGATCGACGGCTACTGTCTCGGCGGCGGGATGGAACTTGCGACCTGTGCGGACCTGCGCGTTGCCAGCGAGCGCTCGGAGTTCGGCCAGCCAGAACTCGATCTCGGCTTGCTGCCCGGTTGGGGCGGCACCCAGCGCCTGAAGCACATCGTCGGCGAGGGCCGCGCAAAAGAGATCATCCTCACTGCAGACCGCTTCGAGGCCGCAACGATGGCCGATTACGGCTTCGTCAACGACGTCGTCGACAACGACAACCTCCTCGAGGAGGCCCTCGAACTCGCGAGCGACCTCGCCGGAGGACCACCAATCGCCCAGAAGTTCACCAAGCGCGCGATGCTCGCCGGCCGCGACGACACGGATGCCGGCCTCGAGTACGAGGCGTCAGCCTTCGGACACCTCATGGGGACAGAGGACCTCATGGAGGGAATGACGGCGTTCATGGGTGACGGCGAACCGGAGTTCGAAGGCAAGTAATACTGCCGGACAACACGACTCAGACGGATTGCTGTCCCGATTTGCCGACGCACCCGTACCGGGTCGCGGGTGTACCGGGAATGACTGACAGAAGACCGTCTCACAGCGGTCCGACCGACCGAGCGAACGAAACTCAGAGTTCCTGTCGTGTGGGTATATCACAAGCATTGACCGACGTACCGTCTTGTTTCTCGGTGACAGGCTGCATGAAAAACTCCAATATAATGTAACCTGTCCTATATATGGTCGCGAAGTTTATGAACCAGAGGGACAATTGGTGACCCGTGGCTGTAATCGACGAAGGGTATGGAGGGGTCAGCCAGTGAGTGACGAGGGACACGTTCTCGTCGTTGATGATGAATCCCGACTCGCCGATCTGTTCGCTGCATGGCTCCAGAGCGACTGGACCGTCGATACCGCCTATGACGGCGATTCGGCCCTCGAAACGATGTCAGACGACGTTGATGTCGTCCTCCTCGACCGACGGATGCCGGGACTCTCGGGCGATGAGGTGCTCGCACAACTCCGCAAAGAGGGATACGACTGTCGTGTCGTGATGGTCACGGCAGTCGATCCCGACTTCGATATTATTGAGATGGGCTTTGATGACTACCTCGTCAAGCCGGTCTCCAGAGATGAACTGATCCAGATGGTTGAGGATGTTTCAACGCGCTCTGCGTACGCATCCACCATTCAGGACTACTACGCGCTGGTGTCGAAAAAAGCACTCCTCGAGAGTGAAAAAGCCACCCGCGAACTCAAAGATCATAGCGACTATCAAGACCTCTGTACCCGCGTTGCCAAACTTGAGTCAGAGGTCGACGAAACGGTCGCCGGGATGTCCTCACACGATGAGTTCGTCGGTGCTTTTCAGGACCTACAGACAGAGAACTGACGACGCTTCACAGTCGTCGCTCGTCACCGGTCGTGTCGAACTCGAATCTGGCCCCACCCGCCTCGCTTTCCCCCGCAGTGACCGACCAGCCGTGTCCGGTAGCGACTTCTCTGACGACCCACAGTCCGATTCCTAACCCTGATGAGGATGTCGACACCGACGGGTCGAATATTTCGTCGCGAATTTCCTCGGGTAACCCACAGCCATCATCAGCAACGTAGAAGCCACGACCGTTCTCGAGCGTGCCAACCTGAATCGTGATGGCGCTGTCGATGTCGGCTCCACCGTTGGTGCTCGTGCCGCCGTTTGTTTGGACTGCCTCAGCACTCGTACTCGCGCTCGCACGTTCCTGTTGCTCACGCTCCGGACTGCCGTGTTCGACACTGTTTCGGAAACAGTTCTCGAGGAGTCGCAAGAGCCGGGAGCGATCAGCCGCGACGGTTGTCGACGCTGTTACTGACAGTGTCGCAGCCGGTGTCTCGACGTGTTCCCAAGCATCGGTTGCAACGGCCTCGAGGTCGACAGGGTCGGTGTCGGCTGCCCACTCGCCGCCGCGGGCGATTGCGAGCACGTCATCGATGATCGACTCCATTCGGTCGAGTCCGTCGCGAATCTGTGGAATGTGGTCGGCCGAATCGGTCTGGTCCATCAAGTCGAGATAGCCCTGGGCCACGCCGAGGGGGTTTCGCAAGTCGTGGCTGACGATCTGTGCGAAGGCATCGAGGCGCTCGTTTCGCTCGCGAAGTTTGCGCTCGCGTTGCTTTCGCTCGGTGATGTCGCGGACGACACCGACCGAGCCATGGAACGTCCCATTGTGTGTCAGTACAGCGATCTGAATCTCACAGGGGATCGTCTCGCCCGATTTCGTCTCGAGGACGACCTCGAGCGTGTCGGTGCCACGGTCGTCCTCGAGGAGTGATTTGATGACGTCCGTCCCGGCTTCGGCGTCGGCTTCGTCGAGCAGGAAGGTTGCGTGCTCGCCGAGCAGTCCCTCACGACTGTAGCCGGTCATCTCGACGAGGGCGTCGTTGACCGTCATGAAGTTGCCGTCCTCGTCGAAGACGTACATGCCGTCGCCTGCTGTTTCGACGAGTCGCTCGTATCGCTGGACGGCCCGTTCCTGTTGGGCGAGTTGACCGCTTGTCGCAATCGTCTCGAGGACGTGCGAGGCGACGTCCGCGCTCGAGTGGATAACCTGCTGGTCAGCCGACGACAACCCACGGCGTGCGTAGACGACGAAGACGCCGTAGAGTTCATCCTCGCTGCCGAGTGGAATCGCAGCGACCGTTCCGACGTCTTGCTCGAGTGCGTATTCGGCGAAGGGCACGAGCGCTGTGTCGGGTTCTGTGATCGTCGATAGATCGACTATCTGCAACTTGCGTGATTGCAATGCCCGCTCGAGGAGCGTCCGTGAGCCGTCGTCGGAGCCGATGGGAAACGTCCGCTGTATCGGCCAGTCTGTCGCCGATGGATCTGTGAGCCATGGCACGATCTCGCGTTCGCCGCGGTCGTACTCGCCGACCCAGGCGAAGATGAATCGGTCACTCGCGACGAACTCTTCACGAAGCACACGCTCGACGGTTGCAGGCGAGGTCGCATCGGTCAGTCCCCGCCGAACCGCGTCGTCGATCCAGGCGAGATCCGGCGGGAGGTCGGGTTGTGTGTCGGCTGCATCCGCGTCTGTGTCCGTTTCAGCATCGACTCGAGCGTTCGCGATGATGCGGCCGGCGACCGCTTCGTTTCCAATGCCGTCGTTCAACTGCTCCGTGATCGTATCGGCGAGGCGATTCGAGCGCTGCTGGTCGGTGCTTCGAGCGACGACCTGGCTTAAGACAGCCATCGACTCCTCGTCGGTGTCGTCTGCAGTCTCCCAATAGATGAACGTCGGCAGTTTCGGTGTCTTGGCCTCGGCTGCGCCGATCACCCGCGGTACATCCGCAATCGACCCTGCGTCGATAACGATTGCATCGATTGATTCGTGCTCGAGTCTCGAGCCGGCTTCGTCGGCTTGCTGTGCGAAGACGACGTTGACGGGTTCGTCCGTCAGCGCCAGGGTAAGCGATGCTCGCGTCGCTCGATTACCACTGACACAGAGAACGCGTGGACGACTCATAGTTCGGTTTCGGATTTCGTCCGACACTTCGGCGGACGGACACGTCTTTGCACGTAGTGTTCGGGTCAATACGGTTGATTCTTTCGACCGCGTGCTGTTGATATGGGGTCGCGTATCTGTCGCCAGTTGCGTCTCGGGCTAATTCGCTGAGAAACCCTTCATCGAGTCGGACTATTCGGCAACGTGGTGATTTTGTTACTGTGGCGACAATTGCAGGCACCGTCGTTTTACTCGCCCGTCGACTACCGCGCTCGAGAACATGAGTGATACGACAAACACCAATACCGGTCGGAACCGTGAGACGATGAATACGGACGCGATGCAGTGGCTGAGCGCTCTTGTCGCGCTGATCGGCCTCTATCTCGTTGCCTCGCCGTTCCTCTTCGAGGCGACAGATGCGGCGTACTGGAACGATACCCTGGTGGGGACGGCGATCTTCTTGCTCGCGGGTTACAACTTCTATTTGCTCTCGAAGGACCGACTGGCAAACGTCAGCATCGCGTCGCTTGCGGCCCTGCTCGGCCTCTGGGCGCTCGTCTCACCAGCGGTCATCGAGATGGGCAGCAACGAACTTGCGACCGGGACCGCGATCTCCGGGCTCCTCGTCGCCATCCTCTCAGCGTACAATGCCTACGCGAACAGCAAGGCCGATACGCCGGATCACGCTGGTGCTGGCGCTCGAGGATAACGTATAATCCGGCCGTCAGTCAGCTATTTTTGCCGCGCGTGGGAACGAACGACGGCTACGCGGTTACGGAGCCTGCCGGTAGATGAGGTTACGCTGAATCTCGTTTGCGCCCTCGTAGATCACCGGAATGCGGGCATCGCGGTAGACGCGAGCGATCCGGCGTTCGTTGAGAACGGAGCGCCCGCCGTGGAACTGCATGCCTTGTTCGGCGATGTCGACCGCGGCTTCCGTTGCGCTCGTCTTCGCGAGTGCGGCCCAGTAGCC
The Natronolimnobius baerhuensis DNA segment above includes these coding regions:
- a CDS encoding HalOD1 output domain-containing protein gives rise to the protein MESGGDSVGGAVRKPPSRAVIEAVAAAEDIPTTDLRPPEYEPLHTAIDPESLDTLFSQQADGTPRIGGSVSFQYCGYHVVVMADGRVVLDPDDHE
- a CDS encoding acyl-CoA dehydrogenase family protein encodes the protein MDFGLSDEQEQIRDEIQRFAENEIVPVAAEYDEEEKYPHEIIDKAAEMGLTGAYIPLEYGGAGYSILDTAIITEELFAYDPGIALSIVSTSFGCEAIMNFGTEDQKERFLEPVAMGEKISGAAISEPDTGSDVSSVSTRAEKDGDEWVINGNKMWITNGTVGDFFVVLCETNPDAEGRYNGFSQIVVESDRDGFSAEKITGKLGIRASDTAELVFDDVRVPEENLIGTKDAAFMQQMQFFDETRTAVAAQGVGIAKGALRAALEYAQDREQFGKSISEFQAIQHKLAEMATDTEAARNLTYKAAWNVDQGGDVTKLASMAKEQASRVAVEVADEAVQIHGGAGYVNDFPVERFYRDAKITQIYEGTTEIQKNIIAREMLGKGF
- a CDS encoding 3-hydroxyacyl-CoA dehydrogenase/enoyl-CoA hydratase family protein — encoded protein: MDVEDINTVAVLGAGNMGHGIAEVAAIAGYDVAMRDIKEEFVQNGYEQIEWSLGKLAEKDRLSEDEADAALARVTPVVEMEEAVGDADVIIEAVPEQMDIKKDVYGEVEEYAPDRALFATNTSSLSITELAGVTERPEQFCGMHFFNPPVRMDLVEVISGAETAEDTLEAIEQLAEAFDKSPVRVHKDEPGFIVNRILVPLMNEACWLVSEDDATIAEVDSTTKYGMGLPMGSFELADLTGIDVGYHVLEYMHEVLGEAYEPSPLFESKVESEELGKKTGKGFYDYDNGGVDIPTDEQSELVEKRLLAAMANEVAKLVGGDVAPPKSIDEAVQLGAGFPDGPVKLVDEYGLENLQETLEEAYEETGHERYNPDEYLAERADEGGFYVSDESDDGLEFEAIRVEYPGDMVGHIVIDRPHRMNTISNELLAELSEAIDLLEDDDEVRSILITGEGDRAFSAGADVQSMASGADPLQGQELSREGQQTFGKLEACDLPVVAGIDGYCLGGGMELATCADLRVASERSEFGQPELDLGLLPGWGGTQRLKHIVGEGRAKEIILTADRFEAATMADYGFVNDVVDNDNLLEEALELASDLAGGPPIAQKFTKRAMLAGRDDTDAGLEYEASAFGHLMGTEDLMEGMTAFMGDGEPEFEGK
- a CDS encoding HalX domain-containing protein; translated protein: MSDEGHVLVVDDESRLADLFAAWLQSDWTVDTAYDGDSALETMSDDVDVVLLDRRMPGLSGDEVLAQLRKEGYDCRVVMVTAVDPDFDIIEMGFDDYLVKPVSRDELIQMVEDVSTRSAYASTIQDYYALVSKKALLESEKATRELKDHSDYQDLCTRVAKLESEVDETVAGMSSHDEFVGAFQDLQTEN
- a CDS encoding PAS domain S-box protein translates to MSRPRVLCVSGNRATRASLTLALTDEPVNVVFAQQADEAGSRLEHESIDAIVIDAGSIADVPRVIGAAEAKTPKLPTFIYWETADDTDEESMAVLSQVVARSTDQQRSNRLADTITEQLNDGIGNEAVAGRIIANARVDAETDTDADAADTQPDLPPDLAWIDDAVRRGLTDATSPATVERVLREEFVASDRFIFAWVGEYDRGEREIVPWLTDPSATDWPIQRTFPIGSDDGSRTLLERALQSRKLQIVDLSTITEPDTALVPFAEYALEQDVGTVAAIPLGSEDELYGVFVVYARRGLSSADQQVIHSSADVASHVLETIATSGQLAQQERAVQRYERLVETAGDGMYVFDEDGNFMTVNDALVEMTGYSREGLLGEHATFLLDEADAEAGTDVIKSLLEDDRGTDTLEVVLETKSGETIPCEIQIAVLTHNGTFHGSVGVVRDITERKQRERKLRERNERLDAFAQIVSHDLRNPLGVAQGYLDLMDQTDSADHIPQIRDGLDRMESIIDDVLAIARGGEWAADTDPVDLEAVATDAWEHVETPAATLSVTASTTVAADRSRLLRLLENCFRNSVEHGSPEREQQERASASTSAEAVQTNGGTSTNGGADIDSAITIQVGTLENGRGFYVADDGCGLPEEIRDEIFDPSVSTSSSGLGIGLWVVREVATGHGWSVTAGESEAGGARFEFDTTGDERRL
- a CDS encoding SPW repeat domain-containing protein → MSDTTNTNTGRNRETMNTDAMQWLSALVALIGLYLVASPFLFEATDAAYWNDTLVGTAIFLLAGYNFYLLSKDRLANVSIASLAALLGLWALVSPAVIEMGSNELATGTAISGLLVAILSAYNAYANSKADTPDHAGAGARG